A genomic segment from Takifugu rubripes chromosome 20, fTakRub1.2, whole genome shotgun sequence encodes:
- the LOC101071069 gene encoding mediator of RNA polymerase II transcription subunit 26 — protein sequence MTAATATPLAVRDRLLQAIDGQSNICNMVVVMEVISFLEKYPITKEALEETRLGKLINDVRKKTKNEDLARRAKKLLRNWQKLIEPGKVEVLSKGWYSGVPASATAMPLAKVGLELKNRNDFNNCSSFTLEKTSHRKREHPQFEGQAPAKLPKINNSKNLPPTGNGGHFMECHAHQPHEREFPRPLDIARLSTTPVSAIKPHPSALGYNKPPGSLLKASVVQQQSASASWGQCQQGPRGSLQSPQNSKQGADVKQTVTQAQRLHSITVTSGSHTSELRPFNVFGPADCLSKDTDIKDNCPKTPLYNLYGSSYSDSISMDESGPEKRKAQKCKSEDTSAGLDGQTVEDGVKEIRLFERRLTFNPLTGQIKPCLHKEPSQEGAVSLGHTAQLCPEQSKQSPPPLLSLLQQKELKNLSRSKIIQSYFSQQSSLLMSSGAEVFTTESKSDQSSGSSSSKMMHTLAAELPARDLPGISREIATEDVKRLHMQRWPGVNGCYDTKGNWFDWTESIPLDLHGDETRLNILPYVSLD from the exons ATGACAGCAGCTACGGCCACTCCGCTGGCAGTAAGAGACCGGCTGCTGCAGGCCATCGACGGCCAGAGTAAC ataTGCAACATGGTGGTAGTTATGGAGGTTATCTCCTTTTTGGAGAAATATCCAATCACCAAAGAAGCCCTGGAG GAAACGCGCCTCGGCAAACTCATCAATGATGTCcggaagaaaacaaagaatgaGGACCTTGCAAGACGGGCGAAGAAGCTTTTAAGGAACTGGCAGAAGCTGATAGAGCCAGGGAAGGTTGAGGTGCTGTCCAAAGGATGGTACTCCGGTGTCCCTGCTTCAGCTACTGCCATGCCATTAGCTAAAGTAGGATTAGAATTAAAGAACAGAAATGACTTCAACAactgctcctccttcaccttAGAAAAAACAAGCCACAGAAAACGTGAGCATCCCCAGTTTGAAGGACAGGCCCCTGCCAAACTCCCCAAAATAAATAACTCTAAAAATCTGCCACCCACTGGCAATGGAGGCCATTTTATGGAGTGTCATGCACATCAGCCTCACGAGAGAGAATTTCCCAGGCCTTTAGACATTGCTAGGTTAAGTACAACCCCCGTCAGTGCTATAAAACCTCATCCAAGTGCTCTAGGATACAACAAACCGCCGGGCTCTTTACTGAAGGCATCAGTGGTGCAGCAACAGTCTGCCTCCGCCTCTTGGGGGCAGTGTCAACAAGGCCCACGTGGTTCCCTTCAGAGTCCACAAAATTCAAAGCAGGGGGCCGATGTGAAACAAACTGTGACGCAAGCACAACGTCTTCATAGCATCACGGTGACGTCGGGGTCTCACACGTCTGAACTGCGGCCTTTTAATGTCTTTGGTCCTGCTGACTGCTTATCTAAGGACACAGACATAAAAGACAACTGTCCCAAAACGCCTTTGTATAACTTGTATGGCTCCTCTTATAGTGACAGCATCAGTATGGATGAAAGTGGCCCAGAGAAAAGGAAAGCACAGAAATGCAAGTCTGAAGACACTTCTGCCGGGCTAGATGGACAAACTGTTGAAGACGGTGTCAAAGAAATCAGGTTATTTGAGAGGAGACTTACATTTAACCCTCTAACTGGACAAATCAAGCCCTGCCTTCATAAAGAGCCTTCGCAGGAGGGAGCTGTGAGCCTGGGTCACACAGCCCAACTCTGCCCGGAGCAGTCAAAGCAAAGtccgcctcctctcctcagcctcctgcagcagaaagaACTAAAAAACCTCTCAAGGAGCAAAATCATCCAGTCATACTTTAGCCAGCAAAGCAGTTTGCTAATGTCATCAGGCGCAGAAGTCTTCACCACCGAGTCAAAAAGCGACcaaagcagcggcagcagcagcagtaaaatgaTGCACACCTTAGCAGCAGAGCTCCCTGCTCGAGATTTACCAGGGATCAGTAGAGAGATCGCCACTGAAGACGTCAAGAGGTTACACATGCAGCGCTGGCCAGGGGTTAATGGTTGCTATGACACAAAGGGTAACTGGTTTGACTGGACGGAGAGCATCCCGTTAGACCTACACGGAGATGAGACCAGGTTGAACATACTGCCCTACGTCTCCCTGGACTGA